The Oleispira antarctica RB-8 genome contains the following window.
TGTGCTCAAGCACGAGAGCGTCTTATTGAAATAGGCATCGAGCATACAGAGTGGGACGTAGAAAAAGATAAGAAAGCCAATAATCGCTATGGCGTACTTCAATCATCAGGGTATCCGCTGATATACGTTGGTACTCGCAGGATTGGAACGTATGACGAAGATAAGATTATTGCATCGCTTAAGGAATCAAGCACTTGGCTATGATGATCAATATCGCTTAAAACCATCAAAGAAAAACCTCAGTGACGATTGAAAGTACAGCGGCGTGAAACATTTCAGCGCCGCTGCTTTTAGCTCATAAAGTAAAAATTTAGCTCAACTTCTTACCTGTCAGTTTCTCAGCCAACTTAGTTGCCTGCTTACACGCCATTCCATAAATAGACAGCTGTGGGTTCGCCCCAATACTGGTCGGGAAAACCGAACCGTCAATCACGTATAAATTGTCGAGGTAATGATATTTACCATTACTATCAACGACACAACGGTCCAGATTTTCACCCATCGTCATGCCGCCCATTACGTGAGCACTGCCCACTAAGGCACGGCTTGTGGTATAAGAAAGTTCATTGATTGCGGCTTTTGATGCTTCCCATGACGTTTCAAATTTAGCATCCACGTGAGCGGGTCTAACAGCTTTTGCGCCAGCGGCAAACTGCAATTCAGCCATACTTAAGTGGGTGCGCTTAACGCCTTCCCATAAATAATCGTTAAGCGGATAATCAATAATCGCTGAACCATCATCAGCTAATTCGATGGCACCGCCTTGGCTTTCATCGTTAAAACCATCACGCAATAAAGCAATCATCGCATTCATGTTCGGCAGTTTATTCATTGTTTCAAAATGTTCTTCACCATGACCCATCAGCAGTACCGAGGTTATGCCAGGATGCAGAGGTGGCACTTCCAGTTTATAACCGACGGGCCCATCAACCGTATCCCACTGGAAGTGATCTGAATAAATGGACTGTGGTGCACCGTAATAAGGATTAATTTCTTTGTCGAATTCTGCAAACGAAAAGATGGTTGGGTGAAAGAAGGTACGCTTACCAATAAGACCCTTGGGGTCTGGGGCGCCAGAACGCAGCATCATCGCAGGGCCATTAATTCCGCCTGCGGCTAAGACAACGGTTGTTGCCTTCACCGTTAGCTTTACACCCGTTGGGCGATAGCCTTTGTCTAGCGCAGTAACTTCAATACCGGTGACTTTATCGTTTTCCATAATTAGGCGTTCGGCGCGAGCGCTGTATAACAGCTGGCTGCCTTCATCCATTGCACTTGGAATTGTGGTTACTAACATGGATTGCTTAGCGTTAGTTGGACAACCGGTACCGCAGTAGCCCAAGTTCCAGCAACCAGCAACATTACGTGGAATAACTTTCCAGGGAATATTTAATGCATCAGCACCACGGCTTAAGACGGCGTTATTTTCGTTTGCAGGTACTGCCCAAGGTGCGATATTTAAACGCTGTTCCATCTTGTCGAACCAAGGGGCCATTTCTTCTTTAGAGGCGCCTTTAGTATCAAAATTATCTGCCCAATATTGCAGTGTTTGTTCTGGGGTACGGAAGCTGGAAGTCCAGTTGATGACGGTTGTGCCACCGACGCAACGGCCTTGCAAAATCGACATGCCGCCATCTTTGCTCATGCGGCCAGCATTTTCTTGATAAAGATCTTTGTAGGCTTCGCGCTCGTCCATTTTGAAATCGTTGGAGCTCTTTAATGGCCCTTCTTCAATCAAAATAACTTTCAATCCCGCTTTGGCTAGAATCTCTGCTGTTGTACCGCCGCCTGCGCCGGTGCCAATAATGGCAACATCGGCTTCTAAGATGGCCGGTTCTTTATATTCACCCGCATCGAGGGTTATCCAACCATTGCTGATGCCTTCTAAAATCGGATCTGGAATGCCTCGGACTTCTTCAAAAACTTTCTTAGCCATTAGCTGTTCTCCGCAGACATTATGTTGCTGTTAGTACTGGTATTAGGTGTTTTATTTGCGACTGGGGTTGGAATCTTTATCGGTGGTCCAGGGTAGCCTGTGGTGATAAATGATTCTGGTTGGGAGTACCAACTAATACCAATCAATTTGCTTAGCGCGACATAACCATTTCGTTTTGGTTGAATCATGCTATCGCGCCATCCGATCAAGAAATCATTGACCTGCTTAGGGCGCATCTCTTTCCAATCCGCCCAGGCAGCCCCTGCAACAACTCGAATAGGTGCCATCGCGAGAGCATCGAATAACTGACGCATTTGAATACGATTGTGATACTGCAAGGTATAGATTAAGTCGTCTAAAGCTAATAACGTACGTTTCATCGCATCGTCATAACTTAGTTCGCCGGGGAAACTTTTATTTAAGACTACGGGTATTAGCGCAGTAAAAAACTCTCTATCAGTACGTTGTAAAAATTTATATTCTGAATGTTGTTCCAGCGGAGAAGAACAGCCCGTAAGCGTTGCGACGGTACTACCGAGCGCAAGTGTTGCAGTGCCCATTAAGCCAAGCTGTAAAAAACCGCGGCGTGTTGTAGGCAATGCCTGATCTATTTTAGAGTTCATCATAGCTCTCATAGTTATTTTTTATTTTTGTCGTAGCATGAGCTTGCGATATAGCATAATACAAGCTCATAAAATCAGACTATTAACGAATGAAAAAAGTATAAATCATTTTACGAATTGAATTGTCGTAAGGAGGATACGCTAGGTTGCCCGTTGAGAAACGACCTTTACGATGAACCGCTTTCGCTTTCGAGAAGGTAATAAAACCTTCTTTGCCGTGGTAATGACCCATCCCAGAATCACCGACGCCACCAAACGGCATGTCTTCTTGAGCAAGGTGCATCAGGGTATCGTTCACACAGACACCGCCAGAGTGAGTATTGTCTAATACGTAGTTCTGTTCATTCTTGTCATAACCGAAAAAATACAAGGCCAGTGGACGTGGGCGATCGTTGACGTGTGCAATGGCTTCATCCATTGAATCGTAGGTTATGATCGGAAGAATAGGACCAAATAGCTCTTCTTCAGCAATGGTCATTGTGTCCTTCATGTTTTGTACGATAACAGGGGCTAATTTTCGGCCAGCAGAAAGATCTTCTTTTGCGGGATTTATTTCCGTTAGTTTTGCGCCCTTGTCTTTCGCATCTTCAATCCAGTTTGTCAGACGCTGATATTGGCGATCGTTAACGATTGCTGTGTAATCGTTGTTGTCTTTTAATGTTGGGTACATTTTTGTGAAAGCTGCGATGTACGCTTGAATGAATTCTTCTTCTTGTGCTTTTGGTACCAAAATATAATCAGGAGCGACACAGGTTTGACCTGCGTTCATTGATTTACCAAAGCAGATGCGTTCAGCGGCATCTTTCATTGGAATATTTTTAGAAACAATGGCTGGAGATTTGCCGCCTAATTCTAATGTGACAGGTGTTAGATTTTTTGCGGCGGCGGCCATAACAAAACGACCGACAGTTGTTGAACCCGTAAATAGAATGTGATCAAAAGGTTGTTCGGTGAATACGATGGCTGCATCAGCTTCGCCTTCAATGACACAGACACGGTTTTCCTCAAATATTTCTGCAATCATCGCTTTGAATACTTTGTTCAGATTCGGAGTGAATTCCGACATCTTAATCATTGCGCGATTACCGGCTGCTAATGCAGCAACTAATGGCCCAATGGCCAAGAAAATAGGATAGTTCCAAGGAACGATAATGCCGACAACTCCTAATGGCTGATAACGTACTTCATTTTTAGCTGGAGCGAACAGCATGCCAACACCACGCTTACTGGGTTTCATCCATTTACGCGTTTTTTTGATCGCCATATTGATGCCTTCAACACTGGTCAGAATTTCAGCCAGTAAAGTTTCATCTTTTGAGCGACAGCTAAAATCTTCGTTTACTGCTGCGGCCAGTTGGTCTTGGTATTTTATAGTGACATTCTTTAAGGCTTTCAAATGACCAATACGCTGCTCTGCTGTCGGCATGAGTGACTTACCATAAGCACTTTTTTGGCGGATAAAAAGCTCTTTTAACCGAATAATCTCAGTATCTAAAGAAGTAACTTCAGCAGCATTGGCAACCATGGTAAGTCTCCGGAAGAGGGATTGTAAAAATAATAATTATTGTTCTATGTGTATTATTAGAGTGATTGCTCTAAACTGTCAATAGTAACTGCCATAAATAGACGCTTAGGTTTACAATATAGCTGCTTATAATTAGGTTAATAATAAAAGGATGTTAAAACCAGAA
Protein-coding sequences here:
- a CDS encoding Oxidoreductase, GMC domain protein, whose protein sequence is MAKKVFEEVRGIPDPILEGISNGWITLDAGEYKEPAILEADVAIIGTGAGGGTTAEILAKAGLKVILIEEGPLKSSNDFKMDEREAYKDLYQENAGRMSKDGGMSILQGRCVGGTTVINWTSSFRTPEQTLQYWADNFDTKGASKEEMAPWFDKMEQRLNIAPWAVPANENNAVLSRGADALNIPWKVIPRNVAGCWNLGYCGTGCPTNAKQSMLVTTIPSAMDEGSQLLYSARAERLIMENDKVTGIEVTALDKGYRPTGVKLTVKATTVVLAAGGINGPAMMLRSGAPDPKGLIGKRTFFHPTIFSFAEFDKEINPYYGAPQSIYSDHFQWDTVDGPVGYKLEVPPLHPGITSVLLMGHGEEHFETMNKLPNMNAMIALLRDGFNDESQGGAIELADDGSAIIDYPLNDYLWEGVKRTHLSMAELQFAAGAKAVRPAHVDAKFETSWEASKAAINELSYTTSRALVGSAHVMGGMTMGENLDRCVVDSNGKYHYLDNLYVIDGSVFPTSIGANPQLSIYGMACKQATKLAEKLTGKKLS
- a CDS encoding Aldehyde dehydrogenase, translated to MVANAAEVTSLDTEIIRLKELFIRQKSAYGKSLMPTAEQRIGHLKALKNVTIKYQDQLAAAVNEDFSCRSKDETLLAEILTSVEGINMAIKKTRKWMKPSKRGVGMLFAPAKNEVRYQPLGVVGIIVPWNYPIFLAIGPLVAALAAGNRAMIKMSEFTPNLNKVFKAMIAEIFEENRVCVIEGEADAAIVFTEQPFDHILFTGSTTVGRFVMAAAAKNLTPVTLELGGKSPAIVSKNIPMKDAAERICFGKSMNAGQTCVAPDYILVPKAQEEEFIQAYIAAFTKMYPTLKDNNDYTAIVNDRQYQRLTNWIEDAKDKGAKLTEINPAKEDLSAGRKLAPVIVQNMKDTMTIAEEELFGPILPIITYDSMDEAIAHVNDRPRPLALYFFGYDKNEQNYVLDNTHSGGVCVNDTLMHLAQEDMPFGGVGDSGMGHYHGKEGFITFSKAKAVHRKGRFSTGNLAYPPYDNSIRKMIYTFFIR